A genomic segment from uncultured Desulfuromonas sp. encodes:
- the nadN gene encoding NAD nucleotidase, translating to MRRFTMPYRPLVNFLLIALILMMVTACGDGSSTPHRTTVKILHVNDVHSHLDSDSLDLTLDGTSTECEVGGMARVASLIHELSAENDNHLVLHAGDAVQGTLYYTLFQGEADAEVMNAIGFDAMCIGNHEFDDGDAWLADFIDQLDAPVISSNIEVAPGNVLEGKFSPYVIKEVDGEKIGIIGVTIAGKTEESSQPSDEITFNDEVESVQSAVDELTAAGIGRIIVLSHYGYNNVQALASQVSDIDVIIDGDSHTLLGDFSSYDLSASGSYPTMTTNADGDQVCIVQAWEYSKVLGELDVTFRGDVLESCSGTPHLLLGDTFVREDTDENEYTVEGDELSGIEQVIDADDQLTITEEDPTVAAIIAKYADDVDALGETVIGESGEDLLLSRVPGHDYYGVNLPLGSDITPVVAKAFYEMDPNADIAIQNGGGVRTSVMTGEITYDTAYTLLPFANTLYEIDMYGSEIKQVLEDAIENIAQGGSTGGFPYAYALKYDVDATQAFGSRVSNLEFKARGSDSYVSLEDNTLYVVITNSYTAAGRDGYETFGTVQEERGLGTDTYLDYALSLVNYVEGLTEAGQVLTKLPSEDHCIKSYIATPDTTDNL from the coding sequence ATGAGACGCTTTACCATGCCCTACCGCCCGTTAGTGAACTTTCTACTGATCGCCCTGATTTTGATGATGGTCACTGCTTGCGGCGACGGCAGCAGCACCCCCCATCGCACCACCGTTAAAATTCTTCATGTCAACGATGTCCACTCCCACCTCGACAGCGACAGTCTCGACCTGACGCTGGATGGCACCAGCACCGAGTGCGAAGTGGGTGGCATGGCGCGCGTCGCCAGCCTGATCCACGAACTGTCCGCTGAAAACGACAACCATCTGGTGTTGCATGCCGGTGATGCCGTTCAGGGCACGCTCTATTACACGCTGTTTCAAGGTGAAGCGGATGCTGAAGTGATGAACGCCATCGGCTTTGACGCCATGTGCATCGGCAACCATGAGTTTGACGATGGTGATGCCTGGCTGGCCGACTTCATTGATCAACTCGATGCGCCGGTGATCAGCTCAAATATCGAAGTGGCCCCAGGCAATGTGCTGGAGGGTAAATTCTCGCCGTATGTCATCAAGGAAGTCGATGGTGAAAAAATCGGCATTATCGGCGTGACCATCGCTGGCAAAACCGAGGAATCTTCACAGCCCAGTGATGAAATCACCTTCAACGACGAAGTTGAATCCGTTCAGTCGGCCGTGGATGAATTGACCGCAGCGGGCATCGGCAGAATCATCGTCCTCAGCCATTACGGCTACAACAATGTTCAGGCCCTGGCCAGCCAGGTCAGCGACATCGATGTGATCATCGACGGTGACTCGCATACCCTGCTCGGTGACTTTTCCTCTTACGACCTGTCCGCATCCGGCTCTTATCCGACCATGACCACCAACGCCGATGGTGACCAGGTGTGTATCGTCCAGGCCTGGGAATACAGCAAAGTGCTTGGCGAACTCGATGTCACTTTCCGTGGCGATGTTCTAGAAAGCTGCAGCGGCACGCCCCACCTGCTACTCGGCGATACCTTTGTTCGTGAGGATACCGACGAAAACGAATACACCGTCGAGGGTGACGAGCTGTCAGGGATCGAACAGGTCATTGATGCGGATGATCAATTGACCATCACCGAAGAAGACCCCACTGTGGCAGCGATCATTGCCAAGTATGCCGATGATGTCGATGCCCTGGGTGAAACCGTGATCGGTGAATCCGGTGAGGACCTGCTTCTCAGCCGTGTTCCCGGTCATGATTACTACGGTGTCAACCTGCCGCTGGGTAGCGATATCACCCCGGTGGTCGCCAAAGCCTTTTACGAGATGGACCCCAATGCCGATATCGCCATTCAAAATGGCGGCGGCGTCCGCACCAGCGTCATGACCGGCGAAATCACCTACGATACCGCCTACACCCTGCTGCCTTTTGCCAATACCCTGTATGAGATCGACATGTACGGTTCCGAAATCAAGCAAGTACTGGAAGACGCCATTGAAAACATCGCTCAGGGCGGTTCAACCGGTGGTTTCCCGTATGCCTACGCCCTGAAATACGATGTCGATGCTACCCAGGCCTTCGGTAGCCGGGTGAGCAATCTGGAATTCAAAGCCCGTGGCAGCGACAGTTATGTCAGCCTCGAAGATAACACCCTCTATGTGGTCATCACCAACAGCTATACCGCTGCCGGTCGTGACGGCTACGAAACCTTCGGCACCGTTCAGGAAGAACGCGGCCTGGGCACCGACACCTACCTTGATTATGCCCTGTCATTAGTCAACTACGTTGAAGGGCTTACTGAGGCAGGCCAGGTCCTCACCAAGTTGCCGAGCGAAGACCACTGCATTAAGAGCTACATTGCGACACCGGATACAACCGACAACCTGTAA
- the mgtE gene encoding magnesium transporter has protein sequence MMDSAPIFDELEHPWEQLAELIEANNVELIIALLDQLNPSDTALAMSRLSSAHQSSLLTLLSPEDAAEVIEEISESQAVDLIEDLEPQQAAAILEELDSDHIADLLGELDEADAHAIIDEMTPDEAEEARQFLQYDPNTAGGLMVSEYLDFRSTQTVQDVLDDFQTNRDEYTYYNVQYLYVTDESNQLDGVLRMRDLLFPPRKTKLHELMIRTPYTIHVNASLDELHDFFEEHALFGVPVVNDDKQLVGVVLPEAVEDARRKRSVRQFLGVSGIIGGEEFRSMPLLSRSGRRLSWLTLNILLNIVAASVIALYQDTLSAVIALAVFLPMVSDMSGCSGNQAVAVSMRELSLGLIRPGEMLRVLGKEASLGIVNGITLGILLGIIAYLWKGNPFLGLVVGGALAVNTIVAVTLGGLIPLLLKRLKMDPALVSSPLLTTVTDMCGFFFVLSFASLVLDKL, from the coding sequence ATGATGGATAGCGCTCCGATCTTTGACGAACTGGAACACCCCTGGGAACAGCTGGCTGAACTGATTGAGGCGAACAATGTTGAGTTGATTATTGCCCTGCTCGACCAGCTCAACCCTTCTGACACAGCCCTTGCCATGTCGCGTCTGAGCTCGGCCCACCAGAGCAGTTTACTGACCCTGCTCAGCCCTGAAGATGCCGCAGAAGTCATTGAGGAGATCTCCGAAAGTCAGGCCGTCGATCTGATTGAAGATCTAGAGCCGCAACAGGCTGCAGCCATCCTCGAAGAGCTGGACAGTGACCATATCGCTGACCTTCTCGGTGAGTTGGACGAAGCGGACGCGCACGCCATCATTGATGAAATGACGCCGGATGAAGCGGAAGAGGCGCGCCAATTCCTGCAATATGATCCCAATACCGCCGGCGGTCTGATGGTATCGGAATATCTAGACTTCCGCAGCACCCAGACCGTGCAGGATGTGCTGGACGATTTCCAGACCAACCGTGACGAATACACCTATTACAACGTGCAATACCTTTACGTGACCGATGAGAGCAACCAGCTTGACGGGGTACTGCGGATGCGCGATCTATTGTTCCCACCGCGCAAAACCAAGCTTCATGAGCTGATGATCCGCACCCCCTACACCATCCATGTCAATGCCAGTCTCGATGAACTGCATGACTTCTTTGAAGAACACGCTCTGTTCGGCGTGCCGGTCGTCAATGATGACAAACAACTGGTCGGCGTCGTGTTGCCGGAAGCGGTCGAAGACGCCCGACGCAAGCGCAGTGTTCGTCAGTTTCTCGGCGTTTCAGGTATTATCGGTGGTGAAGAATTCCGTTCCATGCCGCTGCTGTCCCGTTCAGGGAGACGGCTGTCGTGGCTGACGCTCAACATTCTGCTCAATATCGTCGCCGCCAGCGTCATTGCCCTGTATCAGGATACCCTGTCGGCGGTGATCGCTCTGGCCGTGTTCCTGCCGATGGTCAGTGACATGAGTGGCTGCTCGGGCAATCAGGCCGTCGCCGTCAGTATGCGCGAGCTCTCCCTGGGTCTGATCCGTCCTGGAGAAATGCTGCGTGTTCTCGGCAAAGAAGCCAGCCTCGGCATTGTCAACGGCATTACTTTAGGCATCCTGCTCGGCATCATCGCCTATCTGTGGAAAGGCAATCCATTTCTCGGTCTGGTGGTTGGTGGCGCACTGGCTGTCAACACCATTGTCGCTGTGACCCTGGGCGGTTTAATCCCCCTGCTGCTCAAGCGTTTGAAAATGGACCCGGCTTTGGTGTCAAGTCCGCTGCTGACCACAGTCACGGATATGTGTGGCTTTTTCTTTGTTCTGAGCTTTGCATCACTGGTTCTGGACAAGCTGTAG
- a CDS encoding cupin domain-containing protein, translated as MQHLIDRLNLIPHPEGGFYREVYRSEQIVTSSATTTQRSALTHIYFLLVRGQVSRFHRVLHDEVWNYYEGAPLRLVRWRDATIEEQCIGPDAAEYCTTIVGGDFQGAESCGDYTLVGCSVAPGFEFADFSFADDNQWLALPAPLREHYQRFR; from the coding sequence ATGCAACACCTGATTGACCGTCTCAACCTGATCCCTCATCCCGAGGGAGGCTTTTATCGCGAAGTCTACCGATCAGAGCAAATTGTTACCTCATCCGCCACAACAACACAGCGCAGCGCCCTCACCCATATCTACTTTCTGCTGGTGCGTGGTCAGGTCAGCCGCTTTCACCGTGTGCTGCATGACGAAGTCTGGAACTACTACGAAGGAGCCCCGCTGCGATTGGTCCGCTGGCGTGATGCAACGATTGAGGAACAGTGCATCGGCCCCGATGCCGCCGAATACTGCACAACAATTGTCGGTGGGGATTTTCAAGGCGCAGAAAGCTGCGGCGATTATACGTTGGTAGGCTGCAGCGTGGCACCGGGCTTTGAATTTGCCGATTTTTCTTTTGCAGATGACAACCAATGGCTGGCTCTTCCAGCACCACTACGCGAACACTATCAACGCTTTAGGTAA
- a CDS encoding gamma-glutamylcyclotransferase family protein codes for MALVFQYGSNLSTVRLNGADRLNGGAQVVGVARTVAKYHLDFTVWSEHNLCAAADLVADEAGRSIYGVLYMIPDDLVFGYQPQMTLDRIEGEGHAYCRQRIAVMVDDDAAEPLEAWTYQVMTPEWDLRTEIDYARHLFIGMREHGFPDEYQQYVMARVLRNHPALQASLDALSASLAAETRTGAPTLARNATHGL; via the coding sequence ATGGCTCTGGTTTTTCAATATGGTTCGAATCTCTCCACCGTGCGTTTGAATGGCGCGGATCGACTCAACGGTGGGGCGCAGGTCGTTGGTGTGGCGCGGACGGTGGCTAAGTATCATCTCGATTTCACGGTGTGGAGTGAGCACAATCTGTGTGCTGCGGCGGATCTGGTGGCGGATGAGGCCGGGCGCTCCATCTATGGTGTTCTCTACATGATTCCTGATGATTTGGTGTTTGGTTATCAGCCTCAGATGACTCTGGATCGGATTGAAGGGGAAGGGCACGCCTATTGCCGTCAGCGTATTGCGGTGATGGTCGATGATGATGCCGCAGAGCCATTGGAGGCCTGGACCTATCAGGTGATGACACCAGAATGGGACTTGCGCACCGAAATTGATTATGCCCGCCACCTGTTTATCGGTATGCGGGAGCATGGTTTCCCTGACGAGTATCAACAGTATGTGATGGCAAGGGTGTTGCGCAATCATCCGGCGTTGCAGGCTTCTCTCGATGCGTTATCCGCTTCGCTTGCAGCGGAGACTCGTACGGGGGCGCCGACACTCGCGAGGAACGCCACACATGGTCTTTGA
- a CDS encoding FprA family A-type flavoprotein produces the protein MNAVQISDGIYCLPVNLESYQLFEGMWPMPNGISINSYVVKGEKTALIDLIEDIDNKPADFQSELQSIELTPKSFDYLIINHMEPDHTSWIPTLIKENPNVEIYLTKKAASVLNSFFAITENTHIIADGETLDLGGGKVLQFFETPNIHWPETMMTFEQSSGTLFSCDGFGAYGTVKDVYFDDQLTNEQHEFFHQEALRYYANIVASFSTFVTKGITRLEDLDIKVIAPSHGIIWRENPKAIIDTYLRFASYMNGPAEEEITLIWSSMYGNTAKLVDSIIKGVESEGVPLNVHRVPDEHVGMILASAWKSSGLILGMPTYEYEMFPPMSWVLDMFRRKKIQNKKVLRFGAAGWSGGAQRELDRITEKNKWEFMEPIEWFGAAGPEEHELAVQRAAELARMIKQG, from the coding sequence ATGAACGCCGTTCAAATCAGCGACGGAATCTACTGCTTACCCGTCAACCTTGAAAGCTATCAATTGTTTGAAGGCATGTGGCCGATGCCCAACGGCATCTCCATTAACAGTTACGTCGTTAAAGGGGAAAAAACTGCCCTCATCGACCTGATCGAAGATATCGACAATAAACCGGCGGATTTTCAATCCGAGCTGCAGTCCATCGAGCTGACGCCGAAAAGTTTTGATTACCTGATCATCAATCACATGGAACCGGATCACACCAGCTGGATTCCGACCTTGATCAAAGAAAACCCCAATGTTGAGATCTACCTGACGAAAAAAGCCGCGTCAGTGCTCAACTCGTTCTTTGCCATCACCGAAAACACCCACATCATCGCCGATGGGGAAACACTCGATCTCGGCGGCGGCAAGGTGCTGCAGTTTTTCGAAACGCCCAACATCCACTGGCCGGAAACCATGATGACCTTTGAGCAGAGCAGCGGCACGCTGTTCTCCTGCGACGGCTTCGGGGCTTACGGCACGGTGAAAGATGTTTATTTCGACGATCAACTCACCAACGAGCAACATGAGTTCTTCCATCAGGAGGCGCTGCGTTACTATGCCAACATCGTTGCCAGCTTCTCCACCTTCGTCACCAAAGGCATTACCCGTCTTGAGGATCTCGACATCAAGGTGATTGCCCCGTCCCACGGCATCATCTGGCGAGAAAATCCCAAGGCGATCATTGATACCTATCTGCGTTTTGCCAGTTACATGAACGGTCCGGCCGAAGAAGAGATCACCCTGATCTGGTCCAGTATGTACGGTAACACCGCCAAATTGGTCGACAGCATCATCAAAGGTGTCGAAAGCGAAGGCGTGCCCCTGAATGTTCACCGCGTTCCTGATGAACATGTCGGTATGATCCTCGCTTCAGCCTGGAAATCATCCGGCCTGATCCTCGGCATGCCGACCTACGAATACGAAATGTTCCCACCCATGTCCTGGGTGCTGGACATGTTCCGCCGCAAAAAGATTCAGAACAAAAAAGTGCTGCGCTTCGGCGCGGCAGGCTGGTCCGGTGGCGCGCAACGCGAGCTGGATCGCATCACGGAAAAGAACAAATGGGAGTTCATGGAGCCCATCGAATGGTTCGGTGCTGCCGGACCGGAAGAACATGAGCTGGCCGTGCAACGCGCTGCTGAACTGGCGCGGATGATCAAGCAAGGCTGA
- a CDS encoding TonB-dependent receptor, whose protein sequence is MKALTRLSVYATSLFIVLVFVGTVVADDAVVLEPVKITESVPVVQTLAEPSQTVEVVKQPVQPVSLTEALEQKFFVEFQKSGEYSSEPYIRGRGTKGVPVYLEGMRLNAGHNDSTNLFNLTDVEAVEVYRGPSAATLGMGAMSGAVVVKFKEPEFADSADFVTGGFFKAKTSLFSTSGYSTSLGARAYNDRFNIAISGGLSDYDDYEDGDGDDVLHSNYETSNYNLSMAMKITDDSYFYVRYMNDKADSEDPFSRYQSNGIWFYTDRPNDEGETCFIGYKDAQLGGLQNFHLQLFGTDLHYDLNMKKEAAVSEVRELFRDSETRGGKVSAEKELGNHLLSFSGSYSRMEITNGVRMYNAATQSWGNWMSAFGITDGEISSTMVNVADDMVYGKAFFNMAAGYEFVRRKVHSNVNSTSLSGLVPSALLDQVQQKDTDERDHLLSVSATAGYEFCPAFIPYVKVSNASRTPYFNEAYGNNPNNGSQVPNQELDNESVWGVDVGFDGRIGGLYYTSAFYYQDYTDYIELVQTGYKTTGGLPIKQYINLDDATVYGVEALLGYDFGADLFVEAAYLYTYGKNEMDDQPLAYIAPQKMTLTVGQQREHGLSWSIEEVMVDEQDRISTVNGEVATPGYAITNLAVSYAFADIGWMKAPMMAFELNNVLDRDYRQHLDKVSSTSWYLPDEAGINGVLSVQVGF, encoded by the coding sequence ATGAAAGCTTTAACCCGATTATCTGTTTATGCGACCAGTTTGTTTATCGTGCTGGTCTTCGTCGGCACAGTGGTTGCTGACGATGCCGTTGTTCTCGAACCCGTTAAAATCACCGAATCGGTTCCGGTTGTCCAAACACTGGCCGAACCCAGTCAAACCGTCGAGGTTGTCAAGCAACCTGTTCAGCCGGTGTCACTGACTGAAGCTCTCGAACAGAAGTTTTTTGTCGAGTTTCAGAAGTCCGGCGAATACAGCTCCGAACCCTATATCCGTGGCCGTGGCACGAAAGGGGTGCCGGTTTATCTCGAAGGGATGCGGCTCAATGCCGGGCATAACGATTCCACCAACCTGTTTAATCTGACTGACGTTGAAGCTGTTGAGGTGTATCGCGGTCCCAGCGCGGCGACGCTGGGCATGGGCGCCATGAGCGGCGCCGTCGTCGTAAAATTTAAAGAGCCGGAATTCGCCGACAGTGCCGATTTTGTCACCGGAGGTTTTTTCAAGGCGAAAACGTCCCTATTTTCCACCTCCGGCTATTCAACGTCTCTCGGCGCGCGCGCGTATAACGACCGCTTCAATATCGCCATTAGCGGTGGTCTGTCTGATTATGACGACTATGAGGACGGCGACGGCGATGATGTCCTTCATTCCAACTATGAGACCTCCAACTACAACCTCAGCATGGCGATGAAGATCACTGACGACAGTTATTTTTATGTCCGTTACATGAACGACAAGGCCGATTCCGAAGACCCGTTTTCCCGCTATCAGAGCAATGGTATCTGGTTTTACACCGATCGTCCCAACGATGAAGGGGAGACCTGTTTTATTGGCTACAAAGATGCGCAACTGGGTGGTTTGCAAAATTTCCATCTGCAATTGTTTGGTACGGATCTGCATTATGACTTGAACATGAAAAAAGAAGCGGCCGTATCCGAGGTGCGTGAGCTGTTCCGCGACAGTGAAACCCGCGGTGGCAAGGTTTCGGCGGAAAAAGAGCTGGGCAACCATCTGTTGTCGTTTTCCGGCAGTTACTCACGGATGGAAATTACCAACGGCGTGCGTATGTACAATGCCGCGACGCAAAGCTGGGGCAACTGGATGAGTGCCTTCGGCATCACCGACGGTGAAATCAGCTCCACCATGGTCAATGTCGCCGACGATATGGTGTACGGCAAGGCCTTCTTCAACATGGCTGCTGGATATGAATTCGTGCGCCGCAAAGTGCATTCCAATGTCAACTCGACATCATTGTCCGGTCTGGTCCCGTCAGCGTTGCTGGACCAGGTGCAACAAAAAGATACCGATGAACGTGATCATCTGCTGTCGGTCAGCGCCACCGCCGGTTATGAATTTTGCCCGGCGTTTATCCCCTACGTGAAAGTGTCCAATGCCAGCCGTACGCCCTATTTCAATGAGGCCTATGGCAACAACCCGAACAATGGCTCTCAGGTGCCTAATCAAGAGCTGGATAACGAAAGTGTCTGGGGGGTAGATGTCGGCTTTGACGGTCGCATTGGCGGACTCTATTACACCAGTGCCTTCTACTATCAGGACTATACCGATTACATCGAACTGGTGCAGACCGGTTACAAAACCACAGGTGGTTTGCCGATTAAACAGTACATCAACCTTGATGATGCCACGGTCTACGGCGTCGAAGCGCTGCTCGGCTATGATTTTGGCGCTGATCTGTTTGTCGAAGCCGCTTATCTCTACACCTACGGCAAAAACGAAATGGACGATCAACCTCTGGCGTACATTGCTCCGCAGAAGATGACTCTGACCGTTGGTCAGCAACGTGAACATGGATTGAGCTGGTCCATCGAAGAGGTGATGGTGGATGAGCAGGATCGCATTTCAACGGTGAACGGTGAGGTCGCAACGCCTGGCTATGCCATCACTAATCTGGCTGTCAGCTATGCTTTTGCCGATATCGGCTGGATGAAAGCTCCAATGATGGCTTTTGAGCTGAATAACGTCCTTGACCGCGATTACCGTCAACATCTCGACAAGGTGTCGTCGACCTCCTGGTATCTGCCTGATGAAGCGGGTATCAACGGGGTCCTGTCGGTTCAGGTCGGATTTTAA
- a CDS encoding ABC transporter substrate-binding protein, with amino-acid sequence MRRLLLLACFALVAFPCVANTSQGAHGDAPPQRIYGTAPPITNLLYVLGAQGLIAINAPLRNPSNSADDRFLSERFRQLPVLGGWHGNRHPNLEEILRQQPDLIVSWDTPLLQSRVDDDLAKIGLQALAVNIEDTANYPQVFRQLGAAISRSERGEALAVWAQQEIDDLQRFVSTIPVKERVRVYYAEGRDGLQTECDGSFHAEPLTYAGGRNVYQGRQTTVMGLQSISMEQLLAYDPDVIVVQNALWYRELFDDPLWQQLTAVKHGRVALVPKTPFNWLDRPPSFMRLIGGHWLAACFYPGRYPYDVTAKARSFFELFFGVRLNDDALKQLMFPPATDATLGKGGQS; translated from the coding sequence ATGCGTCGTCTGCTTCTGCTTGCCTGCTTCGCGTTGGTGGCGTTTCCCTGTGTGGCCAACACCTCCCAGGGGGCCCACGGGGACGCCCCACCACAGCGGATTTATGGCACAGCACCGCCCATCACCAATCTGTTGTATGTGCTTGGTGCGCAAGGGCTGATTGCCATCAATGCGCCGCTGCGCAATCCATCCAACAGTGCGGATGATCGCTTTCTGAGTGAACGGTTCCGCCAGCTGCCGGTTCTCGGTGGCTGGCATGGTAACCGTCATCCCAACCTTGAAGAGATTCTACGGCAGCAGCCGGATCTGATTGTCAGTTGGGATACGCCGTTGCTTCAGAGCCGGGTAGACGATGATCTGGCAAAAATCGGTCTGCAGGCGTTGGCGGTGAATATCGAAGATACCGCCAACTACCCGCAGGTGTTTCGTCAGCTTGGCGCGGCGATCAGCCGCAGCGAGCGTGGCGAAGCGCTGGCGGTCTGGGCGCAGCAGGAGATTGATGACCTGCAGCGTTTTGTCTCCACCATCCCGGTCAAAGAGCGGGTGCGGGTCTATTACGCTGAGGGACGCGATGGCCTGCAGACGGAGTGCGACGGTTCATTTCACGCCGAGCCGTTGACCTATGCCGGAGGACGCAATGTTTATCAGGGTCGGCAAACCACGGTGATGGGTCTGCAGAGCATCAGTATGGAGCAGCTGCTGGCCTATGATCCCGATGTAATTGTCGTGCAGAATGCGCTGTGGTATCGCGAATTGTTTGACGACCCACTCTGGCAACAGTTGACAGCTGTCAAGCATGGCCGCGTCGCCCTGGTGCCGAAAACCCCGTTTAACTGGCTGGATCGCCCGCCGTCTTTTATGCGCCTGATCGGGGGCCATTGGCTGGCCGCTTGTTTTTATCCTGGGCGTTATCCTTACGATGTGACGGCAAAAGCGCGGTCATTTTTTGAGCTGTTTTTCGGCGTGCGGCTGAACGATGACGCATTGAAACAGCTGATGTTTCCGCCAGCCACGGACGCCACGCTCGGTAAAGGAGGACAATCATGA
- a CDS encoding DUF4242 domain-containing protein yields the protein MPKFVVEREIPSIGQVSAEELQAIARKSREVLNDMGPSIQWVESYVTGDKIYCVYIAENEQQILDHAAKGGFPANRICQIEKMIDPTTAE from the coding sequence ATGCCAAAATTTGTTGTAGAACGAGAGATTCCTTCCATTGGTCAGGTGTCGGCTGAAGAGCTGCAAGCCATTGCACGCAAGTCGCGTGAGGTCCTGAACGACATGGGACCATCGATTCAATGGGTGGAGAGCTATGTCACCGGCGATAAGATCTACTGTGTCTATATCGCTGAAAATGAGCAGCAGATCCTTGATCATGCCGCCAAAGGTGGTTTCCCTGCCAACCGTATCTGCCAAATCGAAAAAATGATTGATCCAACCACAGCGGAATAA